Proteins co-encoded in one Ictalurus punctatus breed USDA103 chromosome 18, Coco_2.0, whole genome shotgun sequence genomic window:
- the nsd1b gene encoding histone-lysine N-methyltransferase, H3 lysine-36 specific isoform X3, whose product MQINNSKSKPLPPLKYLEGEVIWAKFNRRPWWPCRVTIDPASETYHRIKAEPRDNPCRQYYIKTFGEPEELAWVSEKAMHVFVGEYQFHNLPGPKRGVPKRFLSSWSCSVAEAEAHFLDKPRIPIITSEFTEKCSIDEKTKGQEDKVSDSRLLLGIPGNGRQVNGKISHQDQNFLTKSKCKKKQSKSSAEFFAKYDKFVCGKTETEVVDSPYSDIDSVPQIRRCPKGGGRASLNSTPDQPVGQVTSQNDKEARKNIEGGLWFSKAGKGQTSGVFSRAGIKSVNCSFGKVSCKIKIPESTSMKSRDNQVTGLEHQSVDTKKTLDKRVACLPASSRLMTRALKAMEDARLRQPSSQDLKQTLPGGESETDVRVTRCASTEKTKVKSRRPKISARPDLNADLKAKSDAAPKAPLNPSDLEDDEVVVKSEDESCSISSVPLGFNASEVKRETRASEASAFSTASPFRVNIQDGEDMKEITFKSLENEKNGTSARFRPDANYKYSTFLMLLKDIHDSREKDGRPVVMETIPATKLIKEEPSTISERDLKSRFGRVKDNTERCAWAGLKKYGQSRMSGFKSKQDKTNAKFGPDLREVNGCVVQRCPSISTAPKSAKKPSKKSQAVVKKSLDDIFVPSELSTRACSRKSDANTPSPGSKPLAENSENSFLGSVPKKRWQKFEQDVVKVSQAEIRSEQGPGQPSERKSVVEPGAETTTPTSSASAKEMSVNTANGAPNTCEVPSFPTESKRIRKPSKRLIEWTEEYDHIFATKKKAKKQPESLQKVIKNRSVNMTEKSSGIQRHQGAIRRAPNPLPEIQTPPPEERSKTPPMLENPPCQESQVMAVDTLTPPPETETSLYGENCFKEQLPVQNCSPAGDGICLSTKRQRKPTKKILESSIEAEPILTPKKKVKTQRNGSSGHAAHSGFGQSKSKSKQPAVFTPEENVPISESTEREADITPTNPDTLNPETAKDGKYTLESEVFDPTVDCSEMKNESADSRLSAEKGSGVFPKDGVCQVCEKQGELLLCEGQCCSTFHPQCVGLTAPPTGKFLCQQCTSGAHECFMCKKLDDDVRRCMVPACGKFYHGECIAGHALTVPLNRGFRCSLHACLACFITNPSNPSVYKGRLIHCVRCPVAYHASDYCIPAGSVVLSANCILCPNHFVPRKGCRNHEHVNVSWCFVCSEGGSLLCCESCPAAFHRECLNIDMPEGSWFCNDCRAGKKPHYKEVVWVKVGRYRWWPAEVSNPKDVPENILRMRHDVGEFPVLFFGSNDYLWTYQARVFPYMEGDANNKDKMGKGVDSIYRKALDEAAGRFRELQAEKELRQLQEDRRNDKKPPPYKHIKVNRPIGKVQIITADLSEIPRCNCRATDENPCGMDSECINRMLLYECHPQVCPAGETCQNQCFTKRQYSQVEIFRTLSRGWGLRCCHDIKKGAFVSEYVGEVIDEEECRARIKRAQENDIGNFYLLTLDKDRIIDAGPKGNQARFMNHSCQPNCETQKWTVNGDTRVGLFALVDVAAGTELTFNYNLECLGNGKTVCKCGAPNCSGFLGVRPKNNPPADDKGRKMKRKGHVKRKSQQELTKEREDECFSCGDGGQMVSCKRPGCPKVYHADCLNLTKRPAGRWECPWHQCDLCGQEAASFCEMCPSSYCVEHRDSMLFISKLDGRLSCSEHDPCGPEPLEPGEIREYLPEHVNAYPVKALPLYQFPACHSGPLLQSSDALLMPSSPPSSPSLAVAFTSPYSPISSCGEDENPPEQDDDVEDDGAIIVEEANGRTRSETRYRRRPKVTQAVRT is encoded by the exons ATG CAGATCAACAACTCAAAGTCAAAGCCTCTTCCACCATTAAAGTACCTAGAAGGTGAAGTTATCTGGGCCAAGTTCAACCGTAGACCGTGGTGGCCATGTCGCGTGACCATCGATCCTGCATCGGAAACGTATCACAGAATAAAAG CAGAGCCGAGGGATAATCCTTGTCGCCAGTATTACATCAAGACGTTTGGGGAACCTGAGGAACTGGCCTGGGTCTCCGAGAAAGCCATGCATGTATTTGTTGGCGAATATCAGTTTCACAATCTCCCTGGTCCAAAGAGAGGG GTACCCAAGCGGTTTCTAAGCTCTTGGAGTTGTAGTGTAGCCGAAGCTGAGGCGCACTTCCTGGATAAGCCCAGGATACCTATAATAACTTCTGAATTCACAGAAAAGTGTTCAATCGATGAAAAAACGAAAGGGCAAGAAGACAAGGTGTCTGACTCCCGGTTGCTCCTGGGAATCCCTGGAAACGGTCGGCAAGTCAACGGGAAGATTTCACATCAAGACCAGAACTTTTTGACGAAGTCCAAATGCAAAAAGAAGCAAAGTAAGTCCTCGGCGGAGTTTTTCGCAAAGTACGACAAGTTTGTCTGTGGAAAGACAGAGACGGAAGTGGTGGATAGTCCCTATTCCGACATCGACTCCGTGCCGCAAATTCGCCGATGTCCCAAAGGAGGTGGCCGAGCCTCGCTGAACTCCACGCCCGATCAGCCGGTAGGGCAGGTGACAAGCCAGAACGATAAAGAAGCGAGGAAAAATATCGAGGGTGGTCTGTGGTTCAGCAAAGCTGGAAAAGGACAAACCAGTGGGGTATTTAGTCGTGCGGGAATTAAATCTGTTAATTGCTCTTTTGGTAAGGTATCATGTAAGATCAAGATACCCGAGTCGACGAGTATGAAGTCCAGAGACAACCAAGTCACGGGATTGGAACACCAATCTGTGGACACCAAGAAAACTCTGGACAAGAGAGTTGCGTGTCTTCCAGCTAGCAGTCGATTGATGACGAGAGCACTAAAAGCAATGGAAGACGCTCGGCTCCGGCAGCCGTCTAGCCAAGATCTTAAACAAACTCTGCCAGGCGGTGAAAGTGAGACCGACGTACGCGTCACGAGATGTGCGTCTACCGAAAAGACAAAAGTCAAATCGAGACGGCCGAAAATTTCAGCGCGGCCCGATTTGAACGCGGATTTAAAAGCGAAATCCGACGCCGCTCCCAAGGCGCCTCTCAATCCGTCTGATCTGGAAGACGACGAGGTCGTCGTCAAGTCAGAGGACGAATCTTGTTCGATATCTTCCGTACCACTCGGTTTCAACGCGTCGGAAGTGAAACGAGAGACTCGAGCGTCCGAGGCGTCGGCGTTTTCCACAGCATCTCCGTTCCGTGTAAACATACAGGACGGCGAAGACATGAAAGAAATAACCTTCAAGTCGCTGGAAAACGAAAAAAACGGAACGTCGGCCAGATTCCGTCCAGACGCAAACTATAAATATAGCACGTTCCTGATGTTGTTAAAGGACATACACGACAGTCGAGAAAAAGATGGCCGACCCGTGGTCATGGAAACGATACCCGCGACAAAACTCATTAAAGAGGAGCCTTCGACGATTTCAGAACGCGATCTGAAAAGTCGTTTCGGTCGCGTTAAGGATAATACTGAGCGCTGCGCGTGGGCGGGGCTTAAGAAGTACGGACAGAGCAGAATGTCTGGTTTTAAGTCGAAGcaagacaaaacaaatgcaaagtttGGTCCTGATCTGCGAGAGGTCAACGGTTGTGTCGTTCAGCGTTGCCCGAGCATTTCTACTGCACCGAAATCTGCTAAAAAACCTAGCAAAAAAAGTCAAGCGGTCGTGAAGAAGAGCCTTGATGACATTTTTGTGCCTTCGGAGTTGTCAACACGTGCGTGTAGCAGGAAGTCGGATGCAAACACACCTTCGCCGGGGTCCAAACCCCTCGCCGAGAACTCGGAGAATAGTTTTTTGGGCAGTGTACCTAAAAAACGCTGGCAGAAGTTTGAGCAGGACGTCGTGAAGGTGTCGCAGGCGGAGATCAGAAGTGAGCAAGGACCAGGGCAACCTTCAGAACGGAAAAGCGTCGTGGAGCCTGGTGCCGAAACGACGACTCCGACATCGTCTGCGTCGGCTAAAGAGATGTCCGTAAACACAGCAAACGGAGCTCCAAATACCTGTGAGGTTCCGAGTTTCCCCACAG AGAGCAAACGCATCAGAAAGCCTAGCAAAAGACTCATCGAGTGGACAGAGGAATACGACCACATATTTGCCACTAAGAAGAAAGCGAAGAAGCAACCGGAATCCTTGCAGAAG GTCATTAAAAACAGGTCTGTTAATATGACGGAGAAATCCTCAGGCATACAGCGACATCAAGGAGCGATACGACGTGCGCCGAACCCCTTACCGGAAATTCAGACTCCTCCCCCTGAAGAGAGGTCTAAGACTCCTCCCATGCTAGAAAATCCTCCGTGTCAAGAGAGCCAGGTTATGGCTGTAGACACACTAACTCCGCCACCAGAAACAGAAACCTCCCTGTATGGAGAAAATTGTTTTAAGGAACAGCTTCCGGTTCAGAATTGTTCTCCCGCTG GCGATGGCATCTGTTTAAGCACAAAGAGgcagaggaaacccaccaagAAAATTCTAGAGAGTTCAATCGAAGCTGAACCAATTCTGACGCCAAAAAAGAAG GTGAAAACCCAGAGGAACGGTTCTTCAGGACATGCTGCTCATTCAG GCTTTGGACAATCAAAAAGTAAGAGCAAGCAGCCTGCTGTATTCACTCCTGAAGAGAACGTCCCAATTTCAGAGAGTACAGAGAGGGAGGCGGATATCACTCCTACGAACCCTGACACACTTAACCCTGAGACAGCCAAGGACGGCAAATACACTCTGGAATCTGAG GTATTTGACCCCACTGTCGACTGCTCTGAGATGAAAAATGAATCGGCTGATAGCAGACTGTCGGCGGAGAAAGGGAGTGGCGTATTCCCGAAAGACGGCGTTTGTCAG GTTTGTGAGAAACAGGGAGAGCTGCTTCTGTGTGAAGGCCAGTGCTGCAGCACGTTCCACCCACAATGTGTCGGCCTGACCGCGCCACCGACCGGGAAGTTTCTGTGTCAGCAGTGCACTTCTG GCGCACACGAATGTTTCATGTGTAAGAAGCTGGACGACGACGTGAGGCGCTGCATGGTCCCTGCCTGCGGGAAGTTCTACCACGGAGAGTGCATTGCCGGCCACGCCCTCACGGTGCCTTTAAACCGAGGCTTCCGCTGCTCCCTCCATGCTTGTCTCGCCTGCTTCATCACCAACCCGAGCAACCCCTCCGTTTACAAAG GTCGACTGATCCACTGCGTCAGATGCCCCGTTGCATACCACGCTAGCGATTACTGCATCCCTGCTGGCAGCGTCGTCTTGTCCGCTAACTGCATCCTCTGTCCCAACCACTTCGTGCCACGAAAGGGCTGCCGCAATCACGAACACGTCAACGTCAGTTGGTGCTTCGTTTGCTCGGAAG GAGGGAGCCTGCTCTGCTGCGAGTCCTGTCCCGCCGCTTTCCACCGTGAGTGTCTGAACATCGACATGCCCGAGGGGAGCTGGTTCTGTAACGACTGTCGAGCCGGGAAGAAACCACACTACAAAGAAGTGGTGTGGGTGAAAGTGGGTCGATATAG ATGGTGGCCCGCTGAAGTCAGCAACCCTAAGGACGTTCCGGAAAATATCCTGCGGATGAGGCACGACGTCGGCGAGTTTCCGGTCCTTTTCTTCGGTTCCAACGACTACCTGTGGACGTACCAGGCCCGGGTCTTCCCGTACATGGAAGGAGACgccaacaataaagacaaaatggGAAAGGGGGTCGACTCCATTTACAGGAAAG CTTTGGACGAGGCCGCCGGAAGATTCCGGGAACTGCAGGCAGAGAAGGAACTCCGGCAGCTCCAGGAGGACAGGAGAAACGACAAGAAGCCGCCTCCTTACAAGCACATCAAG GTGAACCGACCGATCGGCAAAGTGCAGATCATTACGGCCGACTTGTCCGAGATCCCACGCTGCAACTGCAGAGCGACGGACGAGAACCCCTGCGGCATGGACTCGGAGTGCATCAACCGCATGCTCCTCTACGAATGCCACCCTCAGGTCTGCCCAGCGGGGGAGACGTGCCAGAACCAGTGCTTCACCAAGCGCCAGTACTCGCAGGTGGAAATCTTCCGGACGTTGTCCCGGGGCTGGGGCCTGCGCTGCTGTCACGACATCAAGAAG GGCGCGTTCGTAAGCGAGTACGTCGGCGAGGTGATCGACGAGGAGGAATGCCGAGCTCGGATCAAGCGGGCGCAGGAGAACGACATTGGGAATTTCTACCTGCTGACTCTAGACAAG GACCGCATAATTGACGCCGGACCTAAAGGAAACCAGGCCAGATTCATGAACCACAGCTGCCAGCCAAACTGCGAGACCCAGAAATGGACCGTAAACGGAGACACCCGGGTCGGACTGTTTGCACTGGTGGACGTTGCCGCTG GCACCGAGCTGACGTTCAACTATAACCTCGAGTGTCTGGGCAACGGGAAGACCGTGTGTAAATGCGGCGCGCCGAACTGCAGTGGCTTTCTAGGTGTAAGACCAAAG AATAACCCTCCCGCAGACGACAAGGGCCGTAAGATGAAGAGGAAAGGCCACGTAAAGCGCAAGTCGCAGCAAGAGCTGACCAAGGAGCGGGAAGACGAGTGCTTCAGCTGTGGAGACGGTGGACAGATGGTTTCATGTAAGAGACCTGGGTGTCCAAAGGTTTATCACGCAGACTGTCTCAACCTGACCAAGAGACCTGCAG ggcgtTGGGAGTGTCCGTGGCACCAGTGTGACCTGTGTGGTCAGGAAGCCGCCTCGTTCTGCGAGATGTGCCCCAGTTCCTACTGTGTGGAGCACCGCGACAGCATGCTCTTCATCTCCAAGCTGGACGGCCGACTGTCCTGCAGCGAACACGACCCGTGCGGACCCGAGCCTCTAGAACCGGGCGAGATCCGCGAATACCTCCCGGAACACGTCAACGCCTATCCGGTGAAGGCTTTACCGCTTTACCAATTCCCAGCGTGCCACTCCGGTCCGCTTCTTCAATCCTCCGACGCTTTGCTGATGCCCTCTAGCCCTCCTTCCAGTCCTTCCCTCGCGGTCGCCTTTACCAGCCCGTACTCGCCGATATCGTCCTGCGGGGAAGACGAAAACCCGCCGGAGCAGGACGACGACGTAGAAGACGACGGTGCGATCATCGTAGAGGAAGCTAACGGACGCACTCGGTCAGAAACGCGGTATAGAAGGCGTCCGAAAGTCACGCAGGCCGTGCGAACGTAG
- the nsd1b gene encoding histone-lysine N-methyltransferase, H3 lysine-36 specific isoform X4 encodes MINNSKSKPLPPLKYLEGEVIWAKFNRRPWWPCRVTIDPASETYHRIKAEPRDNPCRQYYIKTFGEPEELAWVSEKAMHVFVGEYQFHNLPGPKRGVPKRFLSSWSCSVAEAEAHFLDKPRIPIITSEFTEKCSIDEKTKGQEDKVSDSRLLLGIPGNGRQVNGKISHQDQNFLTKSKCKKKQSKSSAEFFAKYDKFVCGKTETEVVDSPYSDIDSVPQIRRCPKGGGRASLNSTPDQPVGQVTSQNDKEARKNIEGGLWFSKAGKGQTSGVFSRAGIKSVNCSFGKVSCKIKIPESTSMKSRDNQVTGLEHQSVDTKKTLDKRVACLPASSRLMTRALKAMEDARLRQPSSQDLKQTLPGGESETDVRVTRCASTEKTKVKSRRPKISARPDLNADLKAKSDAAPKAPLNPSDLEDDEVVVKSEDESCSISSVPLGFNASEVKRETRASEASAFSTASPFRVNIQDGEDMKEITFKSLENEKNGTSARFRPDANYKYSTFLMLLKDIHDSREKDGRPVVMETIPATKLIKEEPSTISERDLKSRFGRVKDNTERCAWAGLKKYGQSRMSGFKSKQDKTNAKFGPDLREVNGCVVQRCPSISTAPKSAKKPSKKSQAVVKKSLDDIFVPSELSTRACSRKSDANTPSPGSKPLAENSENSFLGSVPKKRWQKFEQDVVKVSQAEIRSEQGPGQPSERKSVVEPGAETTTPTSSASAKEMSVNTANGAPNTCEVPSFPTESKRIRKPSKRLIEWTEEYDHIFATKKKAKKQPESLQKVIKNRSVNMTEKSSGIQRHQGAIRRAPNPLPEIQTPPPEERSKTPPMLENPPCQESQVMAVDTLTPPPETETSLYGENCFKEQLPVQNCSPAGDGICLSTKRQRKPTKKILESSIEAEPILTPKKKVKTQRNGSSGHAAHSGFGQSKSKSKQPAVFTPEENVPISESTEREADITPTNPDTLNPETAKDGKYTLESEVFDPTVDCSEMKNESADSRLSAEKGSGVFPKDGVCQVCEKQGELLLCEGQCCSTFHPQCVGLTAPPTGKFLCQQCTSGAHECFMCKKLDDDVRRCMVPACGKFYHGECIAGHALTVPLNRGFRCSLHACLACFITNPSNPSVYKGRLIHCVRCPVAYHASDYCIPAGSVVLSANCILCPNHFVPRKGCRNHEHVNVSWCFVCSEGGSLLCCESCPAAFHRECLNIDMPEGSWFCNDCRAGKKPHYKEVVWVKVGRYRWWPAEVSNPKDVPENILRMRHDVGEFPVLFFGSNDYLWTYQARVFPYMEGDANNKDKMGKGVDSIYRKALDEAAGRFRELQAEKELRQLQEDRRNDKKPPPYKHIKVNRPIGKVQIITADLSEIPRCNCRATDENPCGMDSECINRMLLYECHPQVCPAGETCQNQCFTKRQYSQVEIFRTLSRGWGLRCCHDIKKGAFVSEYVGEVIDEEECRARIKRAQENDIGNFYLLTLDKDRIIDAGPKGNQARFMNHSCQPNCETQKWTVNGDTRVGLFALVDVAAGTELTFNYNLECLGNGKTVCKCGAPNCSGFLGVRPKNNPPADDKGRKMKRKGHVKRKSQQELTKEREDECFSCGDGGQMVSCKRPGCPKVYHADCLNLTKRPAGRWECPWHQCDLCGQEAASFCEMCPSSYCVEHRDSMLFISKLDGRLSCSEHDPCGPEPLEPGEIREYLPEHVNAYPVKALPLYQFPACHSGPLLQSSDALLMPSSPPSSPSLAVAFTSPYSPISSCGEDENPPEQDDDVEDDGAIIVEEANGRTRSETRYRRRPKVTQAVRT; translated from the exons ATG ATCAACAACTCAAAGTCAAAGCCTCTTCCACCATTAAAGTACCTAGAAGGTGAAGTTATCTGGGCCAAGTTCAACCGTAGACCGTGGTGGCCATGTCGCGTGACCATCGATCCTGCATCGGAAACGTATCACAGAATAAAAG CAGAGCCGAGGGATAATCCTTGTCGCCAGTATTACATCAAGACGTTTGGGGAACCTGAGGAACTGGCCTGGGTCTCCGAGAAAGCCATGCATGTATTTGTTGGCGAATATCAGTTTCACAATCTCCCTGGTCCAAAGAGAGGG GTACCCAAGCGGTTTCTAAGCTCTTGGAGTTGTAGTGTAGCCGAAGCTGAGGCGCACTTCCTGGATAAGCCCAGGATACCTATAATAACTTCTGAATTCACAGAAAAGTGTTCAATCGATGAAAAAACGAAAGGGCAAGAAGACAAGGTGTCTGACTCCCGGTTGCTCCTGGGAATCCCTGGAAACGGTCGGCAAGTCAACGGGAAGATTTCACATCAAGACCAGAACTTTTTGACGAAGTCCAAATGCAAAAAGAAGCAAAGTAAGTCCTCGGCGGAGTTTTTCGCAAAGTACGACAAGTTTGTCTGTGGAAAGACAGAGACGGAAGTGGTGGATAGTCCCTATTCCGACATCGACTCCGTGCCGCAAATTCGCCGATGTCCCAAAGGAGGTGGCCGAGCCTCGCTGAACTCCACGCCCGATCAGCCGGTAGGGCAGGTGACAAGCCAGAACGATAAAGAAGCGAGGAAAAATATCGAGGGTGGTCTGTGGTTCAGCAAAGCTGGAAAAGGACAAACCAGTGGGGTATTTAGTCGTGCGGGAATTAAATCTGTTAATTGCTCTTTTGGTAAGGTATCATGTAAGATCAAGATACCCGAGTCGACGAGTATGAAGTCCAGAGACAACCAAGTCACGGGATTGGAACACCAATCTGTGGACACCAAGAAAACTCTGGACAAGAGAGTTGCGTGTCTTCCAGCTAGCAGTCGATTGATGACGAGAGCACTAAAAGCAATGGAAGACGCTCGGCTCCGGCAGCCGTCTAGCCAAGATCTTAAACAAACTCTGCCAGGCGGTGAAAGTGAGACCGACGTACGCGTCACGAGATGTGCGTCTACCGAAAAGACAAAAGTCAAATCGAGACGGCCGAAAATTTCAGCGCGGCCCGATTTGAACGCGGATTTAAAAGCGAAATCCGACGCCGCTCCCAAGGCGCCTCTCAATCCGTCTGATCTGGAAGACGACGAGGTCGTCGTCAAGTCAGAGGACGAATCTTGTTCGATATCTTCCGTACCACTCGGTTTCAACGCGTCGGAAGTGAAACGAGAGACTCGAGCGTCCGAGGCGTCGGCGTTTTCCACAGCATCTCCGTTCCGTGTAAACATACAGGACGGCGAAGACATGAAAGAAATAACCTTCAAGTCGCTGGAAAACGAAAAAAACGGAACGTCGGCCAGATTCCGTCCAGACGCAAACTATAAATATAGCACGTTCCTGATGTTGTTAAAGGACATACACGACAGTCGAGAAAAAGATGGCCGACCCGTGGTCATGGAAACGATACCCGCGACAAAACTCATTAAAGAGGAGCCTTCGACGATTTCAGAACGCGATCTGAAAAGTCGTTTCGGTCGCGTTAAGGATAATACTGAGCGCTGCGCGTGGGCGGGGCTTAAGAAGTACGGACAGAGCAGAATGTCTGGTTTTAAGTCGAAGcaagacaaaacaaatgcaaagtttGGTCCTGATCTGCGAGAGGTCAACGGTTGTGTCGTTCAGCGTTGCCCGAGCATTTCTACTGCACCGAAATCTGCTAAAAAACCTAGCAAAAAAAGTCAAGCGGTCGTGAAGAAGAGCCTTGATGACATTTTTGTGCCTTCGGAGTTGTCAACACGTGCGTGTAGCAGGAAGTCGGATGCAAACACACCTTCGCCGGGGTCCAAACCCCTCGCCGAGAACTCGGAGAATAGTTTTTTGGGCAGTGTACCTAAAAAACGCTGGCAGAAGTTTGAGCAGGACGTCGTGAAGGTGTCGCAGGCGGAGATCAGAAGTGAGCAAGGACCAGGGCAACCTTCAGAACGGAAAAGCGTCGTGGAGCCTGGTGCCGAAACGACGACTCCGACATCGTCTGCGTCGGCTAAAGAGATGTCCGTAAACACAGCAAACGGAGCTCCAAATACCTGTGAGGTTCCGAGTTTCCCCACAG AGAGCAAACGCATCAGAAAGCCTAGCAAAAGACTCATCGAGTGGACAGAGGAATACGACCACATATTTGCCACTAAGAAGAAAGCGAAGAAGCAACCGGAATCCTTGCAGAAG GTCATTAAAAACAGGTCTGTTAATATGACGGAGAAATCCTCAGGCATACAGCGACATCAAGGAGCGATACGACGTGCGCCGAACCCCTTACCGGAAATTCAGACTCCTCCCCCTGAAGAGAGGTCTAAGACTCCTCCCATGCTAGAAAATCCTCCGTGTCAAGAGAGCCAGGTTATGGCTGTAGACACACTAACTCCGCCACCAGAAACAGAAACCTCCCTGTATGGAGAAAATTGTTTTAAGGAACAGCTTCCGGTTCAGAATTGTTCTCCCGCTG GCGATGGCATCTGTTTAAGCACAAAGAGgcagaggaaacccaccaagAAAATTCTAGAGAGTTCAATCGAAGCTGAACCAATTCTGACGCCAAAAAAGAAG GTGAAAACCCAGAGGAACGGTTCTTCAGGACATGCTGCTCATTCAG GCTTTGGACAATCAAAAAGTAAGAGCAAGCAGCCTGCTGTATTCACTCCTGAAGAGAACGTCCCAATTTCAGAGAGTACAGAGAGGGAGGCGGATATCACTCCTACGAACCCTGACACACTTAACCCTGAGACAGCCAAGGACGGCAAATACACTCTGGAATCTGAG GTATTTGACCCCACTGTCGACTGCTCTGAGATGAAAAATGAATCGGCTGATAGCAGACTGTCGGCGGAGAAAGGGAGTGGCGTATTCCCGAAAGACGGCGTTTGTCAG GTTTGTGAGAAACAGGGAGAGCTGCTTCTGTGTGAAGGCCAGTGCTGCAGCACGTTCCACCCACAATGTGTCGGCCTGACCGCGCCACCGACCGGGAAGTTTCTGTGTCAGCAGTGCACTTCTG GCGCACACGAATGTTTCATGTGTAAGAAGCTGGACGACGACGTGAGGCGCTGCATGGTCCCTGCCTGCGGGAAGTTCTACCACGGAGAGTGCATTGCCGGCCACGCCCTCACGGTGCCTTTAAACCGAGGCTTCCGCTGCTCCCTCCATGCTTGTCTCGCCTGCTTCATCACCAACCCGAGCAACCCCTCCGTTTACAAAG GTCGACTGATCCACTGCGTCAGATGCCCCGTTGCATACCACGCTAGCGATTACTGCATCCCTGCTGGCAGCGTCGTCTTGTCCGCTAACTGCATCCTCTGTCCCAACCACTTCGTGCCACGAAAGGGCTGCCGCAATCACGAACACGTCAACGTCAGTTGGTGCTTCGTTTGCTCGGAAG GAGGGAGCCTGCTCTGCTGCGAGTCCTGTCCCGCCGCTTTCCACCGTGAGTGTCTGAACATCGACATGCCCGAGGGGAGCTGGTTCTGTAACGACTGTCGAGCCGGGAAGAAACCACACTACAAAGAAGTGGTGTGGGTGAAAGTGGGTCGATATAG ATGGTGGCCCGCTGAAGTCAGCAACCCTAAGGACGTTCCGGAAAATATCCTGCGGATGAGGCACGACGTCGGCGAGTTTCCGGTCCTTTTCTTCGGTTCCAACGACTACCTGTGGACGTACCAGGCCCGGGTCTTCCCGTACATGGAAGGAGACgccaacaataaagacaaaatggGAAAGGGGGTCGACTCCATTTACAGGAAAG CTTTGGACGAGGCCGCCGGAAGATTCCGGGAACTGCAGGCAGAGAAGGAACTCCGGCAGCTCCAGGAGGACAGGAGAAACGACAAGAAGCCGCCTCCTTACAAGCACATCAAG GTGAACCGACCGATCGGCAAAGTGCAGATCATTACGGCCGACTTGTCCGAGATCCCACGCTGCAACTGCAGAGCGACGGACGAGAACCCCTGCGGCATGGACTCGGAGTGCATCAACCGCATGCTCCTCTACGAATGCCACCCTCAGGTCTGCCCAGCGGGGGAGACGTGCCAGAACCAGTGCTTCACCAAGCGCCAGTACTCGCAGGTGGAAATCTTCCGGACGTTGTCCCGGGGCTGGGGCCTGCGCTGCTGTCACGACATCAAGAAG GGCGCGTTCGTAAGCGAGTACGTCGGCGAGGTGATCGACGAGGAGGAATGCCGAGCTCGGATCAAGCGGGCGCAGGAGAACGACATTGGGAATTTCTACCTGCTGACTCTAGACAAG GACCGCATAATTGACGCCGGACCTAAAGGAAACCAGGCCAGATTCATGAACCACAGCTGCCAGCCAAACTGCGAGACCCAGAAATGGACCGTAAACGGAGACACCCGGGTCGGACTGTTTGCACTGGTGGACGTTGCCGCTG GCACCGAGCTGACGTTCAACTATAACCTCGAGTGTCTGGGCAACGGGAAGACCGTGTGTAAATGCGGCGCGCCGAACTGCAGTGGCTTTCTAGGTGTAAGACCAAAG AATAACCCTCCCGCAGACGACAAGGGCCGTAAGATGAAGAGGAAAGGCCACGTAAAGCGCAAGTCGCAGCAAGAGCTGACCAAGGAGCGGGAAGACGAGTGCTTCAGCTGTGGAGACGGTGGACAGATGGTTTCATGTAAGAGACCTGGGTGTCCAAAGGTTTATCACGCAGACTGTCTCAACCTGACCAAGAGACCTGCAG ggcgtTGGGAGTGTCCGTGGCACCAGTGTGACCTGTGTGGTCAGGAAGCCGCCTCGTTCTGCGAGATGTGCCCCAGTTCCTACTGTGTGGAGCACCGCGACAGCATGCTCTTCATCTCCAAGCTGGACGGCCGACTGTCCTGCAGCGAACACGACCCGTGCGGACCCGAGCCTCTAGAACCGGGCGAGATCCGCGAATACCTCCCGGAACACGTCAACGCCTATCCGGTGAAGGCTTTACCGCTTTACCAATTCCCAGCGTGCCACTCCGGTCCGCTTCTTCAATCCTCCGACGCTTTGCTGATGCCCTCTAGCCCTCCTTCCAGTCCTTCCCTCGCGGTCGCCTTTACCAGCCCGTACTCGCCGATATCGTCCTGCGGGGAAGACGAAAACCCGCCGGAGCAGGACGACGACGTAGAAGACGACGGTGCGATCATCGTAGAGGAAGCTAACGGACGCACTCGGTCAGAAACGCGGTATAGAAGGCGTCCGAAAGTCACGCAGGCCGTGCGAACGTAG